The DNA region ACCGGACCGCCAGGTGCGAATACGACGCCGGTGGCCGCCCGGGACGCGTACAGAGTGACGCGACTGCCGGCCTGCTCGGCGGTGTGCGTCTCGTCGGCCGACACCAGCGTGCGAACCTTGCAGTTGGCAAATCCCCAGTTGAAGAGCTTGCGCATGTCGTTGAAGCGCGCGGCCTCGGACGGCGTTCCAAGCACCACACCGAGCAGCTCGACGCCGTTGCGCTTGGCCGCCCCCACGTAGCAGAATCCTGCGCCGCTCGTGAAGCCGGTCTTGATGCCTTCGAGCCCCGCGTAGTGGCCCATGAGCAGGTCGCTCGACGCGTACGTGACCGAGGTGCCGTTGGGCCGAGGAACACTCACCTTGGACTGGCCGACTATCTGGCGCAGCACAGGGTCGGCCATGATGTGCCTGCCGAGCACCGCGAGGTCATCGGCGTTCGAGACCTCCCTGCCGCTGAGCCCGTTCGGGTCGACGGCGTGCGTGTGCCCGAGTCCGAGTGACGCGGCCTTGGCGTTCATCATGGCCACGAACTTACCTTCCGAGCCGCCCACGTGGATTGCGAGTGCCATCGCCGCGTCGTTGGCCGAGTGGATCAGCATGATATCCAGGAGCTGCTGCACCGTGAGACGTTGGCCGGCCTGCAATCGCACGCCGCCATTGCTGATCTCGGACTGCCTCGTGACGACGACCACGTCGCTGAGGTTTGCGTGCTCCCTGACGACCAGCGCGTTGAGCATTTTGATGGTGCTGGCGACGTGTCGTGTCTGTGTTGGGTGAGTCTGCCACAGAACGTGCCCGTCCATCGTCATGAGGAGCCCCGAAGGCACCGAAATGGGCGGCGAGGCCGATGCGCGGGCAGCAGCGGGAAATCCCATGACCGCCGCTGCCAGGGACACCAAGGTTGTGAGATGCTGCAGTTTCTTCAAGCGGTTCGTGATGGCGCCGTCTCCAAGCTGCCGGACCGTCATCTCGCACCATGATGGCGCAACCGTGTGAACACCTTGTGGAGGCGTTCACACCGAGCCCGCGGCGGGACACTACCCAATCTAGCCTGGCTCATCAAGAAACGGATTGGGAACCGGCTGGCCGAGGACCACAAGAAAAGTAAGCCCACAAGACGAGAACAGGCCAGAAGCTGCTGGGCTTCTGACCTGCGATAAGACTTGGTCGCGGGGGCCGGATTTGAACCGACGACCTTCGGGTTATGAGCCCGACGAGCTACCAGACTGCTCCACCCCGCAATGTATTCTTCGCCGCGTACGGCGGATACGCAGAATAGCATCGCACCTCCGAGGAGGCAAGCCTCGCGCATCAGCCACTCCGGACACACAGGGCAAGTTCAGGATCCGGTTCGATCTCGGCAAGCCGCCGTCAGTACGATCGCAACAGGGCGACAAAGATGGCAGGACCGACCTCAAGCCGTGTCGCAATCGCCCCGATATGACCACTAGCGGCACCGGTTCAGGGTCGGTGTTCGCGCAGTTTCTGTGGAGAACGCCTGAACGGCCGGTGTGGCACTCGTTTTGCACTAGTGTGGGTGCAAGCATTTACAGGGTTTTACGTGGGCAAACGGGTGAAATCCGCCCACGATGGTGGTAAAGTGTGAAGAGACGCTTCCGCCGGAGCGCCTTGTTTGTGCGCGCTTCCGGCGTAGCACATGCACCAGAAGGCAGGGCAATGAGGAACGGGCTCCACCGCATAGGCGCCAAGCAGATCGGCGTGCTGGTACTGGCAGCACTGCTGCTTTCGTGCGCTCCAGCCTTCGCGGAAACGACCTCGACGGC from Coriobacteriia bacterium includes:
- a CDS encoding D-alanyl-D-alanine carboxypeptidase, producing the protein MTVRQLGDGAITNRLKKLQHLTTLVSLAAAVMGFPAAARASASPPISVPSGLLMTMDGHVLWQTHPTQTRHVASTIKMLNALVVREHANLSDVVVVTRQSEISNGGVRLQAGQRLTVQQLLDIMLIHSANDAAMALAIHVGGSEGKFVAMMNAKAASLGLGHTHAVDPNGLSGREVSNADDLAVLGRHIMADPVLRQIVGQSKVSVPRPNGTSVTYASSDLLMGHYAGLEGIKTGFTSGAGFCYVGAAKRNGVELLGVVLGTPSEAARFNDMRKLFNWGFANCKVRTLVSADETHTAEQAGSRVTLYASRAATGVVFAPGGPVIKRVVLLSPDAAKSAADGQIATLVVSQGGTVLARVPLLSSKRASAGRSPIWAVALWVLAAVVLAAAVAAAVLLRRGPPSSGPGLGAVRRSGNEVVRGPASNRAEALNDDRVRRSEHGLREDAGPPRL